One part of the Cyclobacteriaceae bacterium genome encodes these proteins:
- a CDS encoding PorT family protein yields the protein MKKLYPLGLLLLLTALAFGQPSKKKNPQSFNSRAPNTPGGNFLDKQWWLGLKAGVNLSDVTIEKRYSALSPGNYPASLTDKAYDSYNALGSQVTLEVSFYYKGFSFSLQPAYRHSIFTYSNNYEWTDPENATNRLELLYNNEQKVDHAELPLIFKYDIIGNRLRPYVQVGIYYGFLINANKSVEVSGTDYASGGINKFTNDPVIIGAKDLFAKNHWGLLGGIGANYNLGNVRLNLDIQYRKGMSLLNSTENRFGSDRLSGIGEAMDDIKLNNLAFSFGCLFPMRYLASGFKTLDQR from the coding sequence ATGAAAAAACTCTACCCCCTCGGTTTACTTCTTCTGCTTACCGCGTTAGCCTTCGGTCAGCCTTCAAAAAAGAAAAACCCGCAGTCCTTCAACAGCCGGGCACCAAATACCCCGGGCGGGAATTTTTTGGACAAACAATGGTGGCTTGGCCTTAAAGCCGGAGTAAACCTATCCGATGTGACCATCGAGAAGCGATATTCAGCTTTATCTCCAGGCAATTATCCTGCTTCCCTTACCGATAAAGCGTACGATTCATACAACGCCTTGGGAAGCCAGGTTACCCTTGAGGTCAGCTTTTACTATAAAGGATTTTCATTCAGCCTGCAGCCCGCTTACCGGCATTCCATCTTTACCTACTCCAATAATTATGAGTGGACTGATCCTGAAAATGCAACCAACCGGTTAGAATTGCTGTACAACAACGAACAAAAAGTTGATCACGCTGAACTTCCGTTGATTTTCAAATACGACATTATTGGAAACCGGTTACGTCCTTACGTGCAGGTAGGTATTTATTACGGTTTCCTCATAAACGCCAATAAATCGGTAGAAGTATCTGGCACCGATTATGCATCGGGCGGGATTAATAAATTCACAAACGACCCCGTGATTATAGGCGCTAAAGATCTCTTTGCGAAAAATCATTGGGGCTTGTTAGGTGGCATTGGCGCCAATTACAACCTGGGCAATGTTCGGTTAAACCTTGACATTCAATATCGGAAAGGTATGAGCTTGCTGAATTCAACCGAAAACCGCTTCGGCAGCGACAGGCTGTCGGGCATTGGTGAGGCAATGGATGATATTAAACTCAATAACCTGGCTTTCTCCTTTGGGTGCCTGTTCCCCATGCGTTACCTGGCCAGCGGATTTAAAACATTGGATCAACGATGA
- a CDS encoding DUF1501 domain-containing protein has product MKRRNFLKKIPLALSLPFAINGIPLKVMANNPLSRLAQQGDSDRVLIILQLHGGNDGLNSLIPVEQYDQYYSRRANIAIPKSNSLRKYIPLDSTLPANRQVGLHPDMQAMKGLYDQGKVAFVQGVSYRNNNGSHFRGRDIWFMGGGSDDYFSSGWVGRYLQQEYAPLQYPADFPNNDMLDPLGIEMGSDVSLIFHQENNIPTSLSLNDPVGFANLVEELEGFQDKDIDPRGKPPEFLDNSPYGKEMNWILGLEKKTDDYAKRLYEVFQAGGNTTVTYPEIYPFNAPTGSKRNHLSPQLRLIARLLAGGCKTKVFMVKIGGFDTHASQVESYDPTMGIHAALMYHISTAMKAFQDDLKARGLESRVLTVTTSEFGRRVHSNGSYGTDHGTGGPIFVFGRGVNPGVIGNVPDMTRDNIEMQYDYRQVYANLLKDWMLVDEQKITNDIFFGNFIDGPREEGGFYQPLPLAVQVISSTEPFVNQRFNLGDCYPNPAKGQTAFTFRTNAEGMVQVMLYDRTGKPTKQLVKQNFEPGEHSIAVDLTGIPAGLYIYKMNMGSFEQTKKLVVIH; this is encoded by the coding sequence ATGAAGCGCAGAAATTTCCTAAAGAAAATACCCCTAGCCCTAAGCTTGCCCTTTGCCATTAATGGCATTCCGTTAAAGGTAATGGCCAACAACCCGCTTTCACGGTTGGCACAACAAGGCGACAGCGACCGGGTATTGATCATCCTTCAACTTCACGGTGGTAATGATGGATTAAACTCGTTGATTCCGGTTGAACAATACGACCAATACTATAGCCGAAGGGCCAACATTGCCATCCCCAAGAGTAATAGTTTACGCAAATACATTCCCCTGGACAGCACATTGCCGGCCAACAGGCAGGTGGGCCTTCACCCCGACATGCAGGCCATGAAAGGCCTGTACGACCAGGGCAAGGTTGCCTTTGTGCAAGGTGTTTCCTATCGCAACAACAACGGCTCTCACTTCCGCGGCCGCGATATCTGGTTTATGGGGGGAGGTTCCGATGATTACTTTTCTTCCGGTTGGGTGGGCCGTTACCTGCAGCAGGAGTACGCCCCGTTGCAATACCCTGCCGACTTCCCCAACAATGACATGCTTGACCCGTTGGGCATTGAAATGGGGAGCGATGTTTCCCTGATCTTCCACCAGGAAAACAACATACCCACTTCTTTGTCATTAAATGATCCGGTTGGTTTTGCCAACCTGGTAGAAGAACTGGAAGGCTTTCAGGACAAAGACATCGACCCGCGCGGAAAACCCCCGGAATTCCTCGATAATTCTCCGTACGGAAAAGAAATGAATTGGATACTTGGTTTGGAAAAGAAAACCGATGACTATGCCAAGCGCTTGTACGAAGTCTTTCAGGCCGGTGGAAACACAACTGTAACCTATCCGGAAATTTATCCCTTTAATGCCCCTACAGGAAGCAAGCGCAACCATCTCTCACCACAATTAAGGCTTATTGCCCGCCTCCTTGCGGGAGGGTGCAAAACCAAGGTTTTTATGGTTAAGATTGGCGGTTTCGATACACATGCTTCGCAAGTGGAAAGCTATGACCCCACCATGGGTATACATGCTGCCTTGATGTACCACATATCAACGGCTATGAAGGCTTTCCAAGACGATTTGAAAGCCCGTGGATTGGAATCAAGGGTACTTACCGTTACCACATCTGAATTTGGCCGAAGGGTCCATTCAAACGGAAGTTATGGAACTGACCACGGAACCGGTGGCCCCATTTTCGTATTTGGCCGTGGCGTAAACCCGGGTGTTATTGGCAATGTGCCCGACATGACTCGTGATAACATTGAAATGCAATACGACTACCGGCAGGTGTATGCTAACCTGTTAAAAGACTGGATGCTGGTGGATGAACAAAAAATCACCAACGACATCTTCTTCGGTAATTTTATAGATGGCCCCCGTGAAGAGGGTGGATTTTATCAGCCCCTTCCACTTGCCGTACAGGTTATTTCCAGTACAGAACCATTTGTAAACCAGCGCTTCAACCTTGGTGATTGCTATCCAAACCCAGCAAAGGGGCAAACCGCCTTTACCTTCAGGACAAATGCCGAGGGTATGGTGCAAGTAATGCTTTACGATCGAACCGGCAAACCAACAAAACAACTGGTAAAGCAAAACTTTGAACCTGGTGAACACAGTATTGCGGTAGACCTGACAGGAATACCTGCAGGATTGTATATTTATAAAATGAATATGGGTTCGTTCGAACAAACGAAAAAACTAGTTGTGATACATTAG
- a CDS encoding DUF1800 family protein gives MPLPEYSGPLGFNRAAHLLRRASFGPTKQQIEAFAVLTPLQATNLLFRQALPAPSVPVDPDTNSQWVITGVTDPEKMEFQYEEYFKRWFVGQMLSIGVPPALSLAYSAREKLVMFLHTHFTAIQEKIASSRALYFQNMLYRQFALDATALPEVNFRELTKKVSVDNAMLRLLDGNLNVKGSPNENYARELFELYSIGRGLEGSLPPTPGPGDYILYKEQDVQAAARVLSGFDFDNTFSNIDPDTNLPRGRVRGSNTNASSHDNGIKQFSDSFIDVNTGQPYIIQPDPTLLNGANPTLESALDEISQLIDMIYEQEETLRHICRKIYRYYVYHDIPATLHNTIIAEMANTFRANGFKLQPVVENLLRSQHFYEAAAGVEDDNFGCIIKSPIDLIVGSLRFFNYPIPDITVSANEFYQKTGEIIGLADNQGMSFYQPFDVAGYDAYHQFPIYYRSWITVNYLANRYEFIRKLISQMEGGMLKVDVVNFVQTNFSPAIASNARSLIIELARLLLPISNNLTFDTAADDTATITAERLNYFLVSFLENPKIDDNPEGAWTIRWTNGFDPETVRRQLENLFNAMMQSPEYQLH, from the coding sequence ATGCCACTACCCGAATACTCCGGCCCTCTTGGTTTTAACCGCGCAGCGCACCTGCTAAGGCGCGCTTCCTTCGGCCCGACAAAACAGCAAATTGAAGCGTTTGCTGTATTAACACCTTTGCAAGCTACTAATCTTTTGTTTCGTCAGGCACTGCCGGCCCCTTCTGTTCCGGTAGATCCGGATACAAACAGTCAGTGGGTAATTACCGGTGTCACCGATCCGGAGAAAATGGAATTTCAATACGAAGAATACTTTAAGCGATGGTTTGTTGGGCAAATGCTAAGTATTGGCGTACCGCCCGCCCTTAGCCTTGCGTATTCTGCGCGTGAAAAGTTGGTCATGTTTTTACATACCCATTTCACCGCCATTCAGGAAAAAATTGCCAGCAGCCGCGCACTGTACTTCCAAAATATGTTATACCGGCAGTTTGCACTGGATGCAACTGCCTTGCCGGAAGTGAATTTCCGCGAATTGACCAAAAAAGTAAGTGTTGACAACGCGATGCTTCGTTTACTTGATGGTAACTTAAATGTGAAGGGAAGCCCAAACGAGAACTACGCGCGTGAACTGTTTGAGTTGTATTCAATTGGCAGAGGGTTAGAAGGTTCACTCCCGCCCACACCTGGCCCTGGCGATTACATTTTATACAAAGAACAGGATGTTCAGGCCGCAGCACGTGTATTGTCAGGATTCGATTTTGATAATACGTTTTCAAACATCGATCCGGATACCAACCTTCCTCGGGGCCGCGTTCGGGGAAGCAACACCAATGCCTCCAGTCACGATAACGGCATAAAGCAATTCAGCGATAGTTTTATTGATGTCAATACCGGGCAACCGTATATCATCCAGCCCGACCCAACCTTGCTGAACGGAGCAAACCCAACATTAGAAAGCGCACTGGATGAAATCAGCCAACTGATTGACATGATCTACGAGCAGGAAGAAACGCTTCGCCACATCTGCCGAAAAATCTACCGGTACTATGTTTATCACGATATACCGGCAACGCTGCACAACACCATTATTGCTGAAATGGCCAATACCTTCAGGGCAAATGGCTTTAAGTTGCAACCCGTTGTTGAAAACCTGTTGCGCAGCCAGCATTTTTATGAAGCTGCTGCCGGAGTGGAAGACGATAACTTTGGCTGCATTATTAAATCCCCTATTGATCTGATTGTAGGATCACTACGGTTTTTCAACTATCCGATACCTGACATTACCGTTTCCGCAAATGAGTTTTACCAAAAAACTGGTGAGATCATCGGTTTAGCCGATAACCAGGGCATGTCGTTTTACCAACCCTTCGATGTGGCCGGCTATGATGCATACCACCAGTTTCCAATTTATTACCGTAGCTGGATTACCGTAAACTACCTGGCCAACCGGTATGAGTTTATTCGTAAGTTGATTTCACAAATGGAAGGCGGCATGCTAAAGGTTGATGTTGTAAATTTCGTTCAAACCAACTTTAGCCCTGCCATTGCCTCCAATGCCCGCAGCCTGATCATTGAACTTGCGCGCTTGTTGTTGCCGATTAGTAATAACCTGACGTTTGACACCGCAGCCGATGATACTGCTACCATTACCGCTGAACGGTTAAATTATTTCCTGGTGTCCTTCCTGGAGAATCCTAAAATTGATGATAACCCCGAAGGCGCATGGACCATACGCTGGACCAATGGGTTTGATCCAGAAACCGTGAGGCGCCAACTTGAAAATTTATTTAATGCCATGATGCAATCTCCCGAATACCAACTCCACTAA
- a CDS encoding hydroxymethylglutaryl-CoA lyase has product MKIIECPRDAMQGLAEFIPTEQKIRYINQLLEVGFDTIDFGSFVSAKAIPQLRDTVDVLNALNWKTSPTKLLAIVANTRGAEEACKHEAITYLGFPLSISETFQQRNTNKSIAEALNTVAEVQELCGQSGKQLVSYISMGFGNPYGDPYDVKTVEQFVDILVTLGIRIISLADTIGVSNPENITFLFTSIIKKFPEIELGAHLHSNPTSTFEKVEAAFKAGCKRFDGAIKGFGGCPMAKDELVGNLATETIVECLARYGAAPVINQQAFQKSLLMAHEIFPKH; this is encoded by the coding sequence ATGAAGATCATTGAATGTCCGCGTGATGCCATGCAGGGCCTCGCGGAATTTATCCCAACGGAACAAAAAATCCGATACATCAATCAACTGCTTGAAGTAGGTTTTGATACAATTGATTTCGGGAGCTTTGTTTCCGCGAAAGCCATACCCCAGTTGCGCGATACGGTGGATGTGTTGAACGCGCTAAACTGGAAAACGAGCCCAACAAAACTTTTAGCGATTGTGGCAAACACACGTGGTGCCGAAGAAGCCTGTAAGCATGAGGCGATTACCTACCTGGGTTTCCCGCTTTCCATCTCCGAAACGTTTCAACAGCGAAACACCAACAAGTCGATTGCGGAAGCCTTGAATACGGTTGCTGAAGTCCAGGAACTTTGCGGGCAGTCGGGCAAGCAATTGGTTTCTTACATCAGCATGGGGTTTGGCAACCCTTATGGAGATCCGTACGATGTTAAAACGGTGGAGCAGTTTGTAGACATTTTAGTCACGTTAGGAATCCGGATAATTTCGCTGGCCGATACCATAGGCGTATCAAATCCTGAAAACATTACATTTCTATTTACCAGTATCATAAAAAAATTCCCTGAAATTGAGTTAGGTGCTCACTTACATTCAAACCCAACATCGACCTTCGAAAAAGTAGAAGCAGCTTTTAAAGCCGGTTGTAAGCGGTTTGATGGGGCCATTAAAGGTTTTGGCGGTTGCCCGATGGCGAAAGACGAATTGGTAGGCAACCTGGCAACCGAAACCATAGTGGAATGCCTTGCCCGTTATGGGGCTGCCCCTGTTATAAACCAGCAAGCCTTTCAAAAAAGCCTGCTGATGGCCCATGAAATATTTCCAAAGCACTGA
- a CDS encoding tetratricopeptide repeat protein has product MRRIIVVAGLLGFSLLSLAQNAKEYTQKGRELLEKEEHVEALLNLNKAIELDPNYASAYYFRGNIKAQFDDRHGAMKDYNTALEKNPKLTEAFFARGNVKMKLQDYYGAIDDYSAAIALNENFVEAYYNRGKAKQYLQAYQDAINDCSKIIAINKRNVDAYYMRGLLRIEFGDLKNGCLDLSKAGELGDLKAYELIKEKCNQKNQEKD; this is encoded by the coding sequence ATGAGAAGGATTATTGTAGTGGCCGGGTTGCTTGGTTTTTCGTTGCTCAGTTTAGCACAAAACGCGAAAGAATATACCCAAAAGGGGCGCGAGCTTTTAGAAAAGGAAGAACATGTTGAGGCGCTTCTAAACTTAAATAAGGCTATAGAACTCGATCCGAATTATGCATCGGCTTATTATTTCCGTGGAAACATAAAGGCGCAATTTGATGATCGCCACGGAGCCATGAAAGATTATAATACAGCACTCGAAAAGAATCCCAAACTAACGGAAGCGTTTTTTGCCCGGGGCAATGTGAAGATGAAGTTGCAGGATTATTATGGCGCCATTGACGATTATTCTGCAGCCATTGCACTAAATGAAAATTTTGTGGAGGCATACTATAACCGTGGCAAGGCAAAACAATATTTGCAGGCCTATCAGGATGCCATTAACGATTGTTCGAAAATCATTGCTATTAATAAGAGGAATGTTGATGCATACTACATGCGCGGTTTGTTACGCATTGAGTTCGGTGACTTGAAAAACGGCTGCCTCGACTTGAGTAAAGCCGGTGAATTAGGCGATTTAAAAGCCTACGAACTCATTAAAGAAAAGTGCAACCAGAAAAACCAGGAAAAGGACTAA
- the dprA gene encoding DNA-processing protein DprA: MDQNRVALVALHFISGIGDYTIRQLISYCGSAEKVFKTPKGKLLKIPGIGPVIAETIIKGSPFEKAEKEIRRAEKESVEIIFYIDKKYPLRLKHIPDAPSMLYVKGNIDFENAKTVGIVGTRQATAYGKEQVEKLVAGLVPHGVLIVSGLAYGIDIQAHKQALKNNLPTVGVMGSGIDIIYPAAHKETAQRMLEHGGLITENPFGTKPDAHNFPERNRIIAGLSDALVVIEAAEKGGALITAEIANGYNKDVFAFPGSVGVTYSVGCNNLIKTNKAHLITSVKDLEYIMNWEATKVTRPKKVTSLALDGYSDEEKTILNLLLEKSPLMIDELSWKSNLPVSQLASVLLGLEFNGVVKSLPGKLYALNR; the protein is encoded by the coding sequence ATGGATCAAAACAGAGTTGCCTTAGTAGCCCTTCATTTTATTTCGGGTATTGGCGATTACACCATTCGCCAGCTTATCAGCTATTGCGGCTCAGCCGAAAAAGTATTTAAAACCCCTAAAGGAAAGCTCCTTAAAATACCGGGCATTGGGCCGGTGATTGCTGAAACGATAATCAAAGGAAGCCCATTCGAAAAAGCTGAAAAGGAGATCAGGCGCGCTGAAAAAGAATCTGTTGAAATTATTTTCTATATCGATAAAAAATATCCCTTACGCCTTAAGCATATTCCCGATGCACCGTCTATGTTGTACGTAAAAGGCAACATTGATTTTGAAAACGCAAAAACAGTTGGTATCGTAGGCACTCGTCAAGCAACTGCCTACGGCAAAGAACAGGTTGAAAAACTGGTAGCCGGCTTGGTGCCACACGGTGTTTTGATCGTAAGTGGCCTGGCGTACGGCATTGATATTCAAGCGCACAAACAAGCTTTAAAAAATAATTTGCCCACTGTAGGGGTGATGGGCAGTGGCATAGACATTATTTATCCGGCCGCTCACAAAGAAACCGCACAACGCATGCTTGAACATGGGGGATTGATTACTGAGAACCCCTTTGGGACAAAACCCGATGCGCACAATTTTCCTGAACGCAACCGCATTATTGCGGGGTTATCCGATGCCCTGGTAGTTATTGAAGCTGCCGAAAAAGGAGGTGCATTGATAACAGCCGAGATAGCGAATGGCTATAATAAAGACGTCTTTGCCTTTCCCGGCAGTGTTGGTGTAACCTATTCGGTCGGGTGCAACAACCTTATTAAAACGAATAAAGCACACCTCATCACCTCCGTAAAAGACCTGGAATACATTATGAATTGGGAGGCAACCAAGGTGACGCGGCCAAAAAAGGTCACTTCACTTGCCTTGGATGGCTACTCGGATGAAGAGAAAACCATCCTGAACCTGTTGCTGGAAAAAAGCCCGCTCATGATTGATGAGCTTAGTTGGAAATCAAATCTACCCGTTAGTCAGTTGGCTTCGGTATTATTGGGGTTAGAGTTCAACGGGGTGGTTAAATCGTTGCCCGGTAAACTGTATGCCCTTAATCGTTAG
- a CDS encoding MerR family transcriptional regulator, with translation MAYKEKEIEKLYYSIGEVAEIFNVAPSLIRFWESEFDLIKPKKNRKGNRQFTKEDIESVRTIYHLVKEKGFTLQGAKEMLRNDSNSVKDKIELIDSLKSVRRFLVELRDQLH, from the coding sequence ATGGCGTATAAGGAAAAAGAAATCGAAAAACTCTACTACTCTATTGGAGAAGTAGCCGAAATTTTCAACGTAGCCCCTTCCCTCATCCGCTTTTGGGAGTCAGAGTTTGATTTGATCAAACCAAAAAAGAACCGCAAAGGCAATCGTCAGTTTACCAAAGAAGATATTGAGAGCGTTCGCACCATTTACCACCTGGTAAAGGAAAAGGGCTTTACCCTGCAAGGCGCCAAGGAAATGCTTCGCAACGATAGCAACTCGGTAAAAGACAAAATCGAGCTCATCGATTCGCTTAAGAGTGTTCGAAGGTTCCTTGTCGAACTTCGCGACCAATTGCATTAA
- a CDS encoding M23 family metallopeptidase yields the protein MANLYYRYNPETCQYERILPGGKKLLKQIAVYFLLSTLVAIPATGWYIHQYSSLQEQYLMQENNTLLAEWTTLQDEIDDAYSSLSEFNRKDDQYYRTLLDLSPLSPSIREAGVGGIERKLNDVADHALVKESYERLEKLKHQVQVELQSFDELNLKADIQLSKRASRPAILPIHRKDLVHLHTTFGNRFHPLLRIWRDHRGLDMTAPKGAPVFATGNGVVSRADYSETYGLVIYIDHGFGYETRYAHLLKYELKQGQEVKRGQLVGYVGTTGQSDAYHLHYEVLHNGVQVNPINFFQRDLSHQEYQKIVQHPKYKPSGN from the coding sequence ATGGCAAATCTCTACTATCGCTATAACCCTGAAACCTGCCAATACGAAAGGATACTTCCTGGCGGTAAAAAGTTACTAAAGCAGATAGCCGTTTATTTTCTGTTGTCAACACTTGTGGCCATTCCGGCAACAGGTTGGTATATCCACCAGTACTCCTCTTTACAGGAACAATACCTGATGCAGGAGAACAATACATTGTTAGCAGAATGGACCACGTTGCAGGATGAGATTGATGATGCTTATTCATCGCTCTCAGAATTCAATCGGAAAGATGACCAATATTACAGGACTTTGCTTGACCTTAGTCCGCTGTCGCCCAGCATTCGCGAAGCGGGTGTAGGGGGTATTGAGCGAAAACTGAATGACGTTGCCGATCATGCCCTGGTGAAAGAAAGCTACGAGCGTTTAGAGAAATTGAAACACCAGGTACAGGTTGAGCTACAATCCTTTGATGAGCTTAACCTGAAGGCAGACATCCAGCTGAGCAAACGGGCATCGCGTCCGGCCATATTGCCCATACACAGAAAAGACCTGGTGCACCTTCATACTACGTTTGGAAACCGCTTCCACCCGTTGTTACGGATTTGGCGCGACCACCGCGGACTAGACATGACTGCCCCCAAAGGAGCCCCGGTTTTTGCCACAGGTAACGGTGTGGTATCGCGGGCCGATTATTCAGAAACCTATGGCCTGGTAATTTATATCGACCACGGCTTTGGCTATGAAACGCGGTACGCCCACCTGCTTAAATATGAATTGAAACAAGGTCAGGAAGTTAAGCGTGGACAATTAGTAGGGTATGTTGGCACAACCGGGCAGAGCGATGCCTACCACCTTCACTATGAAGTTCTCCATAACGGTGTGCAGGTGAATCCCATCAATTTCTTTCAACGCGACCTAAGCCATCAGGAGTATCAAAAAATCGTACAACATCCTAAATACAAACCTTCCGGCAACTAA
- a CDS encoding M23 family metallopeptidase: MRHLKYRYNPTTCRYEPVPFQLTTILGKLFAFTLLTGSLIIAFLFVHSALFTTQTEQALLKENNVLKVHRTVLKQELNQVHESLTKLKKTETLVHEKLAKELTPPTLLGSLTSSRSKNHALDFDELFNKTKAQAENLLYKSRYTNFLLGDKLTIKSDDLLLLSNIPSLQPIENKELTRLVSGYGERTHPFHKARYFHKGLDFVAPRGTEVYASASGKVSEIRLSELQMGMGNVIEIDHGNGYTTRYAHLGEVKVKSGQSVQKGTVIGTVGMTGGAVSPHLHFEVLKNYKHVDPIDFLMEGLGSAEYAVLRLLAKQKNQALD; encoded by the coding sequence ATGCGTCACCTGAAATACCGATACAACCCCACTACTTGCCGGTATGAACCGGTACCTTTTCAACTCACAACTATCCTGGGCAAGTTGTTTGCCTTTACGCTACTTACCGGCTCACTCATAATCGCTTTTCTGTTTGTGCATAGTGCACTTTTTACTACACAAACTGAACAAGCCTTGTTAAAAGAAAATAATGTATTGAAAGTTCACCGGACAGTTCTGAAACAAGAATTAAATCAAGTGCACGAGTCCCTTACCAAACTAAAGAAAACGGAGACCCTGGTGCACGAAAAACTGGCCAAAGAATTAACACCACCAACGCTGCTTGGTTCACTTACTTCCAGCCGTTCAAAAAACCATGCTCTTGACTTTGACGAACTTTTTAACAAAACCAAAGCACAGGCCGAAAACCTTTTGTATAAATCACGCTACACCAACTTTCTACTGGGCGATAAATTAACGATTAAATCGGACGATCTTTTATTACTCTCCAACATACCATCCTTACAACCCATCGAGAATAAAGAATTAACAAGACTTGTGTCCGGTTATGGCGAGCGTACACATCCCTTTCATAAAGCCAGGTACTTTCACAAGGGACTTGACTTTGTTGCCCCGCGCGGTACTGAAGTTTACGCCAGTGCCTCGGGCAAAGTAAGCGAAATTCGTTTAAGCGAGCTGCAGATGGGCATGGGCAACGTTATTGAAATCGATCATGGCAATGGCTATACAACGCGCTATGCCCACCTGGGTGAAGTAAAAGTAAAATCAGGTCAATCCGTTCAGAAAGGCACAGTAATCGGAACGGTAGGCATGACTGGCGGTGCCGTATCGCCCCATTTGCATTTTGAAGTATTGAAAAATTACAAACATGTTGACCCCATCGACTTTTTAATGGAAGGATTGGGAAGTGCTGAATATGCTGTGTTGCGTCTATTAGCCAAACAAAAAAACCAGGCGTTGGATTAA